A genomic segment from Candidatus Bathyarchaeota archaeon encodes:
- a CDS encoding viperin family antiviral radical SAM protein, producing the protein MGESKVKSANWHITARCDYNCRFCFAQQLDSEIRNLACGEQILKKLKALEIGKINFTGGEPLLHPLLFPLIKLANSMNFVVSIISNGYHLNRDIIFEILPFVDWIGLSIDSAHEAVEEALGRGDGGHVKKIVELAEIIHQTGIKLKINTTVTRLNWMEDMRSLIIRLKPDRWKVFQVLHIGGQNDAHFDELSITDEQFNHFKTLNQDIEGITPVFEGNQEMIDSYFMISPSGMAMSNRDGTNRVLTPLIDVNQCNISQIVDVQKYEKRGGIYPW; encoded by the coding sequence ATGGGAGAAAGTAAGGTCAAGTCAGCAAACTGGCACATTACCGCAAGATGCGACTACAACTGCCGTTTCTGTTTTGCTCAACAACTAGACTCAGAGATTAGAAATCTTGCATGCGGCGAACAAATTCTGAAAAAACTCAAAGCATTGGAAATTGGCAAAATAAACTTCACTGGAGGGGAGCCTCTTCTTCATCCTTTGTTATTCCCTTTAATCAAGCTAGCTAACAGCATGAACTTTGTGGTTTCGATTATTTCAAACGGCTACCACCTGAACAGAGACATAATTTTTGAAATATTGCCCTTTGTTGATTGGATAGGTCTCTCTATAGATTCAGCTCATGAGGCGGTTGAAGAGGCATTAGGTAGGGGAGACGGCGGTCATGTGAAGAAGATTGTTGAGCTTGCAGAGATCATTCACCAGACTGGCATTAAGTTGAAGATTAACACAACAGTGACCAGGCTAAATTGGATGGAAGATATGCGATCACTCATAATAAGGCTTAAGCCTGATAGATGGAAAGTATTCCAAGTGCTACATATAGGCGGTCAAAATGACGCCCATTTCGACGAGCTTTCCATAACAGATGAGCAGTTTAATCATTTCAAAACGCTTAATCAAGATATCGAAGGAATAACACCAGTTTTTGAGGGAAATCAGGAGATGATTGACTCATATTTTATGATATCTCCCAGTGGCATGGCTATGAGCAACCGAGATGGAACAAACAGAGTCTTAACTCCACTTATAGATGTCAACCAGTGCAATAT